In one window of Tursiops truncatus isolate mTurTru1 chromosome 5, mTurTru1.mat.Y, whole genome shotgun sequence DNA:
- the THAP9 gene encoding DNA transposase THAP9 isoform X3, with protein MLQVSRKRLASAKNYRMIKKRKGLRLIDALVEEKLLSEETECLLRAQFSDFKWELCNWRETAEYSTEMKQFACTLYLCSSKVYDYVRKILKLPHSSILRTWLSKCKPGPGFSSNVFSFLQRKVENGDQLYQYCSLIIKGISLKQQLQWDPSSHHLLGFMDFGLGKLDADETPLASETILLMAVGISGHWRTPLGYFFVNRASGYLQAQLLRLTIGKLSDIGITVLAVTSDATAHSVQMAKALGIHLDGDNMKCTFQHPSSSSQQIAYFFDSCHLLRLIRNAFQNFQSIQFINGTAHWQHLVGLAALEEQELSNMERIPRKLANLKNHILKMNCAAQLFSESVASALECLLSLGLPPFQNCIGTIQFLRLINNLFDIFNSRNYYGKGLKGPLLPETFNKINHVLIEAKTIFVTLSDISNNQIIKGKRKLGFLGFLLNAESLKWLYQNYVSPKVMPFPYLLTYKFSQDHLELFLKMLRQVLVTSSNPTCMAFQKAYHNLETRYRLQDEVFLGEVSILDISVARRTDLALWTVQRQYGISVIKTLFRKEDICQDWSDCSLSEALLDLSDHRQNLTWCASYIANKLSALLTCEDCISALYASDLKSSKIGSLLCVKKENGLHFPSESLCRVIDICERVVRTHSRMAVYELLLPKQREFYLQQKILHELSGHIYLFVDLDKHLFDGEVCAINHFVKLLKDIIICFLKVRAKGVTQYPLKHHSERTETKTLSRKHWSSLQNYKCSSFANTNKYRHLLRNDGCLFK; from the exons ATGCTACAAGTGTCCCGAAAAAGACTTGCTTCCGCAAAAAACTACAGGATGATCAAGAAGAGAAAGGGCTTACGATTAATTGATGCACTTGTAGAAGAGAAGCTACTTTCAGAGGAAACAGAGTGTCTGCTACGAGCACAATTTTCCG atTTTAAGTGGGAGTTGTGTAACTGGAGAGAAACAGCTGAGTACTCCACAGAAATGAAGCAATTTGCGTGTACACTCTACTTGTGCAGTAGCAAAGTCTATGATTATGTAAGAAAGATACTTAAACTGCCTCATTCTTCTATCCTCAGAAC atgGCTGTCCAAATGCAAACCCGGTCCAGGTTTCAGCAGCAacgttttttcttttcttcaacgAAAAGTAGAGAATGGAGACCAGCTATATCAGTATTGTTCACTGATAATAAAAGGTATATCTCTCAAGCAACAACTTCAGTGGGACCCCAGCAGTCACCATTTGCTAGGGTTTATGGACTTTGGTCTTGGCAAACTTGATGCTGATGAAACGCCACTTGCCTCAGAAACTATTTTGCTTATGGCAGTGGGTATTTCTGGTCACTGGAGGACACCTCTTGGTTATTTTTTTGTAAACAGGGCGTCTGGATATTTGCAAGCTCAGCTGCTTCGTCTGACGATTGGCAAACTGAGTGACATAGGGATCACAGTTCTAGCTGTCACGTCTGATGCTACAGCTCACAGTGTTCAGATGGCAAAAGCATTGGGGATACATCTTGATGGAGACAACATGAAGTGTACATTTCAGCATCCTTCATCTTCTAGTCAACAGATTGCATACTTCTTTGATTCTTGCCACTTGCTTAGATTAATAAGAAATGCATTTCAGAATTTTCAAAGCATTCAGTTCATTAATGGCACAGCACACTGGCAGCACCTTGTGGGGTTAGCAGCACTAGAGGAACAGGAATTATCAAATATGGAGAGAATCCCAAGAAAACTTGCAAATTTGAAGAACCACATACTGAAAATGAATTGTGCTGCCCAACTCTTCAGTGAGAGCGTGGCCAGCGCGTTAGAATGTTTGCTGTCATTAGGCCTGCCTCCTTTTCAAAACTGTATTGGTACCATCCAGTTCTTACGCTTAATTAACAATCTGTTTGACATCTTTAATAGTAGGAACTATTATGGAAAGGGACTTAAAGGACCTCTATTACCCgaaacttttaataaaatcaaCCATGTGTTAATTGAAGCCAAGACTATTTTTGTTACGTTATCTGACATTAGCAATAATCAAATAATTAAAGGTAAGCGAAAACTGGGATTCCTGGGATTTTTGCTTAATGCTGAGAGCTTAAAATGGCTCTACCAAAATTACGTTTCCCCAAAAGTCATGCCTTTTCCATATCTTCTGACTTACAAATTCAGTCAAGATCATCTGGAATTATTTCTAAAGATGCTTAGACAGGTATTGGTAACCAGTTCTAACCCTACCTGCATGGCATTCCAGAAAGCTTACCATAATTTGGAGACCAGATACAGATTACAAGATGAGGTTTTTCTAGGTGAAGTAAGCATCCTTGACATTTCAGTTGCTCGAAGGACGGACTTGGCCCTTTGGACAGTTCAGCGTCAGTATGGTATCAGCGTTATAAAGACTCTTTTTCGCAAAGAGGATATTTGCCAAGACTGGTCTGACTGTTCGCTAAGTGAGGCATTACTAGACCTGTCAGATCATAGGCAAAATCTTACCTGGTGTGCTAGTTATATTGCAAATAAGTTATCAGCTCTTTTAACATGTGAGGACTGCATCAGTGCACTATATGCATCAGATCTCAAATCCTCTAAAATTGGATCACTGTTAtgtgttaaaaaggaaaatggcttGCATTTCCCTTCAGAAAGTTTGTGCCGAGTCATAGATATTTGTGAGCGAGTCGTAAGAACCCATTCAAGGATGGCAGTTTATGAACTACTACTTCCTAAACAGAGGGAATTTTATCTTCAGCAAAAAATATTACATGAGCTTTCCGggcatatttatctttttgtagATTTAGATAAGCATCTCTTTGATGGAGAAGTGTGTGCCATCAATCACTTTGTAAAGTTACTAAAGGACATCATAATCTGTTTCTTAAAGGTCAGAGCTAAAGGTGTAACTCAGTACCCTTTAAAACACCATTCAGAAAGAACTGAAACGAAAACTTTGTCAAGGAAACACTGGTCATCTTTACAGAATTACAAATGTTCAAGTTTTGCTAATACCAATAAATACAGGCATTTGCTAAGGAACGACGGCTGTCTGTTCAAATGA
- the THAP9 gene encoding DNA transposase THAP9 isoform X2 has protein sequence MDPRSKKIWIPGPGAMLCSKHFQESDFESYGIRRKLKKGAVPSVSLYKVLQGVHLKGKARQKILKQPLPDNSQEVATEDHNYSLKRPLTIGAEKLAEVQQMLQVSRKRLASAKNYRMIKKRKGLRLIDALVEEKLLSEETECLLRAQFSDFKWELCNWRETAEYSTEMKQFACTLYLCSSKVYDYVRKILKLPHSSILRTWLSKCKPGPGFSSNVFSFLQRKVENGDQLYQYCSLIIKGISLKQQLQWDPSSHHLLGFMDFGLGKLDADETPLASETILLMAVGISGHWRTPLGYFFVNRASGYLQAQLLRLTIGKLSDIGITVLAVTSDATAHSVQMAKALGIHLDGDNMKCTFQHPSSSSQQIAYFFDSCHLLRLIRNAFQNFQSIQFINGTAHWQHLVGLAALEEQELSNMERIPRKLANLKNHILKMNCAAQLFSESVASALECLLSLGLPPFQNCIGTIQFLRLINNLFDIFNSRNYYGKGLKGPLLPETFNKINHVLIEAKTIFVTLSDISNNQIIKGKRKLGFLGFLLNAESLKWLYQNYVSPKVMPFPYLLTYKFSQDHLELFLKMLRQVLVTSSNPTCMAFQKAYHNLETRYRLQDEVFLGEVSILDISVARRTDLALWTVQRQYGISVIKTLFRKEDICQDWSDCSLSEALLDLSDHRQNLTWCASYIANKLSALLTCEDCISALYASDLKSSKIGSLLCVKKENGLHFPSESLCRVIDICERVVRTHSRMAVYELLLPKQREFYLQQKILHELSGHIYLFVDLDKHLFDGEVCAINHFVKLLKDIIICFLKVRAKGVTQYPLKHHSERTETKTLSRKHWSSLQNYKCSSFANTNKYRHLLRNDGCLFK, from the exons TCTCAAGAGGTTGCTACTGAGGACCATAACTACAGTCTAAAGAGACCTCTCACAATAGGAGCAGAGAAATTGGCTGAGGTGCAACAGATGCTACAAGTGTCCCGAAAAAGACTTGCTTCCGCAAAAAACTACAGGATGATCAAGAAGAGAAAGGGCTTACGATTAATTGATGCACTTGTAGAAGAGAAGCTACTTTCAGAGGAAACAGAGTGTCTGCTACGAGCACAATTTTCCG atTTTAAGTGGGAGTTGTGTAACTGGAGAGAAACAGCTGAGTACTCCACAGAAATGAAGCAATTTGCGTGTACACTCTACTTGTGCAGTAGCAAAGTCTATGATTATGTAAGAAAGATACTTAAACTGCCTCATTCTTCTATCCTCAGAAC atgGCTGTCCAAATGCAAACCCGGTCCAGGTTTCAGCAGCAacgttttttcttttcttcaacgAAAAGTAGAGAATGGAGACCAGCTATATCAGTATTGTTCACTGATAATAAAAGGTATATCTCTCAAGCAACAACTTCAGTGGGACCCCAGCAGTCACCATTTGCTAGGGTTTATGGACTTTGGTCTTGGCAAACTTGATGCTGATGAAACGCCACTTGCCTCAGAAACTATTTTGCTTATGGCAGTGGGTATTTCTGGTCACTGGAGGACACCTCTTGGTTATTTTTTTGTAAACAGGGCGTCTGGATATTTGCAAGCTCAGCTGCTTCGTCTGACGATTGGCAAACTGAGTGACATAGGGATCACAGTTCTAGCTGTCACGTCTGATGCTACAGCTCACAGTGTTCAGATGGCAAAAGCATTGGGGATACATCTTGATGGAGACAACATGAAGTGTACATTTCAGCATCCTTCATCTTCTAGTCAACAGATTGCATACTTCTTTGATTCTTGCCACTTGCTTAGATTAATAAGAAATGCATTTCAGAATTTTCAAAGCATTCAGTTCATTAATGGCACAGCACACTGGCAGCACCTTGTGGGGTTAGCAGCACTAGAGGAACAGGAATTATCAAATATGGAGAGAATCCCAAGAAAACTTGCAAATTTGAAGAACCACATACTGAAAATGAATTGTGCTGCCCAACTCTTCAGTGAGAGCGTGGCCAGCGCGTTAGAATGTTTGCTGTCATTAGGCCTGCCTCCTTTTCAAAACTGTATTGGTACCATCCAGTTCTTACGCTTAATTAACAATCTGTTTGACATCTTTAATAGTAGGAACTATTATGGAAAGGGACTTAAAGGACCTCTATTACCCgaaacttttaataaaatcaaCCATGTGTTAATTGAAGCCAAGACTATTTTTGTTACGTTATCTGACATTAGCAATAATCAAATAATTAAAGGTAAGCGAAAACTGGGATTCCTGGGATTTTTGCTTAATGCTGAGAGCTTAAAATGGCTCTACCAAAATTACGTTTCCCCAAAAGTCATGCCTTTTCCATATCTTCTGACTTACAAATTCAGTCAAGATCATCTGGAATTATTTCTAAAGATGCTTAGACAGGTATTGGTAACCAGTTCTAACCCTACCTGCATGGCATTCCAGAAAGCTTACCATAATTTGGAGACCAGATACAGATTACAAGATGAGGTTTTTCTAGGTGAAGTAAGCATCCTTGACATTTCAGTTGCTCGAAGGACGGACTTGGCCCTTTGGACAGTTCAGCGTCAGTATGGTATCAGCGTTATAAAGACTCTTTTTCGCAAAGAGGATATTTGCCAAGACTGGTCTGACTGTTCGCTAAGTGAGGCATTACTAGACCTGTCAGATCATAGGCAAAATCTTACCTGGTGTGCTAGTTATATTGCAAATAAGTTATCAGCTCTTTTAACATGTGAGGACTGCATCAGTGCACTATATGCATCAGATCTCAAATCCTCTAAAATTGGATCACTGTTAtgtgttaaaaaggaaaatggcttGCATTTCCCTTCAGAAAGTTTGTGCCGAGTCATAGATATTTGTGAGCGAGTCGTAAGAACCCATTCAAGGATGGCAGTTTATGAACTACTACTTCCTAAACAGAGGGAATTTTATCTTCAGCAAAAAATATTACATGAGCTTTCCGggcatatttatctttttgtagATTTAGATAAGCATCTCTTTGATGGAGAAGTGTGTGCCATCAATCACTTTGTAAAGTTACTAAAGGACATCATAATCTGTTTCTTAAAGGTCAGAGCTAAAGGTGTAACTCAGTACCCTTTAAAACACCATTCAGAAAGAACTGAAACGAAAACTTTGTCAAGGAAACACTGGTCATCTTTACAGAATTACAAATGTTCAAGTTTTGCTAATACCAATAAATACAGGCATTTGCTAAGGAACGACGGCTGTCTGTTCAAATGA